A portion of the Caenorhabditis elegans chromosome III genome contains these proteins:
- the T23G5.2 gene encoding CRAL-TRIO domain-containing protein T23G5.2 (Confirmed by transcript evidence) — protein MVQTYRSPVRIYKHPFEIVMAAYEMRFPTCPQIPIFVGSEVTYEYKSVDGAEWVIDRKCQLNVEAPYLVKKIAGVDYVYFSQKNSLDRRKRTLDIEATNISFSSRINVKENCTYYVHAENENWTCFEQSASLDVKNFFGLESAVEKLAVRQYGANLAKGKEILEFFIEELLKKTTHIERFRDADQEETTSATDSAIEMKELSDGDAVLVNDRPPMLAAETDEMRTARATASFDDGAL, from the exons atgGTTCAAACGTACAGGTCACCTGTGCGTATTTACAAACATCCGTTCGAAATTGTGATGGCG GCGTACGAGATGAGATTCCCGACTTGTCCACAAATCCCGATTTTCGTTGGATCAGAAGTTACGTACGAGTACAAAAGTGTTGATGGAGCAGAATGGGTGATTGATCGAAAGTGTCAGCTCAACGTCGAAGCGCCTTACCTTGTAAAGAAAATTGCCGGAGTCGACTATGTGTATTTCTCGCAGAAGAACTCACTGGATCGTAGGAAGAGAACACTTGACATTGAGGCAAcaaacatttcattttcaagcaGAATTAATGTCAAAGAAAATTGTACATAttat GTTCATGCAGAGAACGAAAATTGGACGTGTTTCGAGCAGTCAGCATCACTCGATGTGAAAAACTTCTTCGGTCTGGAATCAGCTGTTGAGAAGCTCGCGGTTCGACAGTACGGAGCAAATTTGGCCAAGGGAAAGGAAATTCTCGAGTTTTTCATTGAAGAGTTACTCAAAAAGACTACACATATCGAACGCTTTAGAGATGCGGACCAAGAGGAAACCACGTCGGCAACAG ATTCGGCAATCGAAATGAAAGAGTTATCAGATGGTGATGCAGTTCTTGTTAACGATAGACCACCGATGTTGGCTGCAGAGACGGATGAAATGAGGACTGCTCGTGCAACTGCCAGTTTTGACGACGGTGCGTTGTGA
- the rnr-1 gene encoding Ribonucleoside-diphosphate reductase large subunit (Confirmed by transcript evidence): MQRYNSTYVVKRDGRKEDVHFDKITSRIQKLSYGLNMDFVDPVAVAIKVISGLYKGVTTVELDNLAAETAASMTTQHPEYALLAARIAVSNLHKKTNKVFSEVMKTLHEFHHPHTGKHAPMISDETWAIIEKNADKLNSAIVYDRDYSYTYFGFKTLERSYLLKINKEIVERPQQMLMRVSIGIHGDDITSAIETYNLMSERYMTHASPTLFNSGTCRPQMSSCFLLTMSEDSILGIYDTLKQCALISKSAGGIGLNVHKIRATGSVIAGTNGTSNGLIPMLRVYNNTARYVDQGGNKRPGAFAIYLEPWHADIFEFVSLRKNTGPEEERARDLFLALWIPDLFMKRVEKDQEWSLMCPCECPGLDDCWGEEFEALYAKYEAEGRVRKTVKARKLWEHIVSNQIETGLPYITYKDAANRKSNQQNLGTIKCSNLCTEIIEYSAPDEIAVCNLASIALNRYVTPEKKFDFVKLAEVTKVITRNLNKIIDVNYYPVEEARNSNMRHRPIGLGVQGLADCFMLMRYPFTSAEARDLNKRIFETIYYAALEASCELAELNGPYSTYEGSPVSKGQLQFDMWGVTPTDQCDWATLRKKIAKHGIRNSLLMAPMPTASTAQILGNNESIEPYTSNIYSRRVLSGDFQIVNPHMLKDLVERGLWTDEMKNRLIANNGSIQNIDGIPSDIKELYRTVWEISQKDIIEMAADRGAYIDQSQSLNIHMAKPSYAGITSMHFYGWKKGLKTGMYYLRTKPAVNAVQFTVDKNALKTNQQAETPATVAESQDEGCLMCSG; encoded by the exons ATGCAACGTTACAACAGCACTTATGTTGTCAAGCGGGATGGGCGAAAGGAAGATGTACACTTCGACAAGATCACTTCCAGAATTCAGAAGCTGAGCTATGGATTGAACATGGATTTTGTCGATCCG gtcGCTGTTGCAATCAAAGTTATCAGTGGCTTGTACAAAGGAGTGACAACTGTTGAGTTGGATAATCTTGCTGCAGAGACTGCTGCTTCCATGACCACACAACATCCGGAATATGCTCTTCTTGCCGCTCGAATCGCCGTTTCGAACTTGCACAAGAAAACGAATAAGGTGTTCTCGGAAGTTATGAAAACCCTTCACGAGTTCCATCATCCTCATACCGGAAAACACGCACCAATGATCAGTGATGAGACTTGGGCTATCATTGAGAAGAATGCTGAT aagCTGAATTCCGCCATCGTCTACGATCGTGACTATTCCTACACCTATTTCGGATTCAAAACACTGGAGCGTTCCTACCTTCTCAAGATAAACAAGGAGATTGTCGAGCGCCCACAGCAGATGTTGATGCGTGTTTCTATTGGAATCCATGGAGATGATATTACTTCCGCAATCGAGACCTATAATCTGATGTCGGAGCGTTACATGACCCATGCGTCCCCAACTCTCTTCAATTCGGGAACATGCCGTCCTCAGATGTCTTCATGCTTCCTTCTGACAATGAGTGAAGACTCCATTCTCGGAATCTACGATACATTGAAGCAGTGTGctcttatttcaaaaagtgccgGAGGAATCGGACTCAATGTTCACAAAATTCGCGCCACTGGATCTGTGATCGCTGGAACTAATGGAACATCTAACGGACTCATACCAATGCTTCGTGTCTACAATAATACTGCTCGTTATGTTGATCAAGGAGGAAACAAACGCCCAGGAGCATTTGCTATTTACCTGGAGCCATGGCACGCCGATATCTTCGAGTTTGTATCTCTCCGCAAGAACACTGGACCGGAAGAGGAACGTGCCAGAGACCTGTTCCTTGCTCTTTGGATTCCAGATCTCTTTATGAAGCGAGTCGAGAAGGATCAAGAATGGTCGTTGATGTGCCCATGTGAATGTCCAGGACTTGATGATTGCTGGGGAGAGGAGTTCGAAGCTCTTTACGCCAA atacgAAGCCGAGGGACGAGTCCGCAAAACGGTGAAGGCCCGCAAGCTCTGGGAGCACATCGTTTCCAACCAAATCGAGACCGGGCTTCCATACATCACCTACAAAGATGCCGCCAATCGCAAGTCTAACCAGCAAAATCTTGGAACTATCAAGTGTTCCAACTTGTGCACTGAAATCATAGAGTACTCTGCTCCAGATGAGATTGCAGTTTGCAACCTTGCTTCCATTGCTCTCAATCGCTACGTGACCCCCGAGAAAAAGTTCGACTTCGTCAAACTGGCTGAGGTGACTAAAGTTATAaccagaaatttgaataagaTTATTGACGTCAACTACTATCCAGTCGAGGAGGCTCGCAACTCTAATATGCGCCATCGCCCAATCGGGCTTGGTGTCCAAGGACTCGCTGATTGCTTCATGTTGATGCGTTACCCATTCACTTCGGCAGAAGCCAGAGATCTCAACAAACGAATCTTCGAAACCATCTACTACGCTGCATTGGAAGCCAGTTGTGAATTGGCTGAGTTGAATGGACCATACTCGACATACGAAGGATCTCCAGTATCGAAAGGACAGCTTCAATTTGATATGTGGGGAGTCACTCCAACCGATCAATGCGATTGGGCCACTCTTCGCaagaaaattgcaaa GCATGGTATCCGCAACAGTCTTCTGATGGCTCCAATGCCAACTGCTTCCACTGCTCAAATTCTCGGAAACAATGAATCCATCGAGCCATACACTTCGAACATCTACTCTCGCCGTGTTCTTTCTGGAGATTTCCAGATTGTGAATCCTCACATGCTCAAGGATTTGGTGGAAAGAGGATTGTGGACTGATGAGATGAAGAATCGTCTGATTGCCAACAATGGATCCATTCAAAACATTGATGGAATTCCATCCGACATCAAGGAACTTTATCGCACAGTGTGGGAGATCTCTCAAAAAGACATTATTGAGATGGCTGCTGATCGTGGAGCATACATTGATCAATCCCAATCTCTTAACATTCACATGGCCAAGCCAAGCTACGCCGGTATCACATCAATGCATTTCTACGGATGGAAGAAGGGACTCAAGACTGGAATGTACTATTTGCGTACCAAGCCAGCTGTCAATGCAGTTCAATTCACTGTGGATAAGAATGCGCTGAAAACTAACCAACAAGCTGAGACGCCAGCCACCGTGGCCGAGTCGCAAGATGAAGGATGCCTCATGTGCTCCGgataa
- the T23G5.2 gene encoding CRAL-TRIO domain-containing protein T23G5.2 (Confirmed by transcript evidence), protein MVQTYRSPVRIYKHPFEIVMAAYEMRFPTCPQIPIFVGSEVTYEYKSVDGAEWVIDRKCQLNVEAPYLVKKIAGVDYVYFSQKNSLDRRKRTLDIEATNISFSSRINVKENCTYYVHAENENWTCFEQSASLDVKNFFGLESAVEKLAVRQYGANLAKGKEILEFFIEELLKKTTHIERFRDADQEETTSATDSAIEMKELSDGDAVLVNDRPPMLAAETDEMRTARATASFDDADSKLEAEYIRRFLGQLSPLEESRLCEIKYSLQAHHKGKLPNDAHLLRFLRARDFDVAKAKDMVHASIIWRKQHNVDKILEEWTRPTVIKQYFPGCWHNSDKAGRPMYILRFGQLDTKGMLRSCGVENLVKLTLSICEDGLQRAAEATRKLGTPISSWSLVVDLDGLSMRHLWRPGVQCLLKIIEIVEANYPETMGQVLVVRAPRVFPVLWTLISPFIDEKTRKKFMVSGGSGGDLKEELRKHIEEKFIPDFLGGSCLTTNCGLGGHVPKSMYLPVEEQEGASSSEDPLHSTYTSTATWRGYPVEVVIPIETAGCVLTWDFDVLKNDCEFSLYFSTEKIEQPAVRDGAQSPTTILNPVEMVSAAIGGASHQHPDLQCAPELKIGTPQLRLEEKAVVFQEGDSMQGSHYCSRAGTYIMQWRVPETAAGHSSTFDFGSHKCRLIYYYEILNSENFRGSVASLESCRSSSFSSIAPPTPPTPGTPRNP, encoded by the exons atgGTTCAAACGTACAGGTCACCTGTGCGTATTTACAAACATCCGTTCGAAATTGTGATGGCG GCGTACGAGATGAGATTCCCGACTTGTCCACAAATCCCGATTTTCGTTGGATCAGAAGTTACGTACGAGTACAAAAGTGTTGATGGAGCAGAATGGGTGATTGATCGAAAGTGTCAGCTCAACGTCGAAGCGCCTTACCTTGTAAAGAAAATTGCCGGAGTCGACTATGTGTATTTCTCGCAGAAGAACTCACTGGATCGTAGGAAGAGAACACTTGACATTGAGGCAAcaaacatttcattttcaagcaGAATTAATGTCAAAGAAAATTGTACATAttat GTTCATGCAGAGAACGAAAATTGGACGTGTTTCGAGCAGTCAGCATCACTCGATGTGAAAAACTTCTTCGGTCTGGAATCAGCTGTTGAGAAGCTCGCGGTTCGACAGTACGGAGCAAATTTGGCCAAGGGAAAGGAAATTCTCGAGTTTTTCATTGAAGAGTTACTCAAAAAGACTACACATATCGAACGCTTTAGAGATGCGGACCAAGAGGAAACCACGTCGGCAACAG ATTCGGCAATCGAAATGAAAGAGTTATCAGATGGTGATGCAGTTCTTGTTAACGATAGACCACCGATGTTGGCTGCAGAGACGGATGAAATGAGGACTGCTCGTGCAACTGCCAGTTTTGACGACG ccgATTCCAAACTTGAAGCCGAGTACATAAGAAGGTTCCTTGGACAATTGAGCCCACTGGAAGAATCGCGTCTTTGTGAGATCAAGTACAGTCTTCAAGCACATCATAAG GGAAAACTACCGAACGATGCTCACTTGCTCCGCTTCCTCCGAGCCCGAGATTTCGATGTGGCGAAAGCGAAAGATATGGTCCACGCGAGTATCATATGGCGGAAACAACACAATGTTGATAAGATTCTCGAAGAGTGGACTCGGCCGACTGTGATCAAGCAGTACTTCCCAGGATGTTGGCATAACTCGGACAAAGCTGGAAGGCCAATGTACATTCTGAGATTCGGGCAACTTGATACGAAAGGAATGCTTCGTAGTTGTGGCGTCGAGAATCTGGTCAAGTTGACTCTTTCGATTTGTGAAGATGGTCTGCAACGAGCAGCCGAAGCAACCAGAAAACTCGGAACACCAATAAGTTCATGGAGTCTTGTCGTTGATTTGGATGGTCTATCGATGCGTCATTTGTGGAGGCCTGGAGTTCAATGTCTTCTGAAGAttattgaaattgttgaagcAAACTACCCGGAGACAATGGGACAGGTTCTAGTTGTTCGTGCACCTAGAGTATTTCCAGTACTTTGGACTCTAATTTCACCATTTATTGATGAGAAAACAAGAAAG AAGTTTATGGTCAGTGGTGGAAGCGGAGGTGATTTGAAAGAAGAACTCCGAAAACATATTGAAGAAAAGTTCATTCCTGACTTTTTGGGTGGATCCTGCCTCACAACAAATTGTGGACTTGGTGGACACGTTCCAAAATCGATGTACCTTCCAGTTGAAGAGCAAGAAGGTGCCAGCTCATCTGAAGATCCTCTTCATTCCACCTACACAAGTACTGCAACCTGGAGAGGATACCCAGTGGAAGTTGTCATTCCTATTGAGACAGCTGGCTGCGTGCTTACATGGGATTTCGATGTGCTTAAGAATGATTGTGAATTCAGTCTGTACTTTTCGACTGAG aaaatcgaGCAACCAGCAGTCCGTGATGGAGCTCAATCACCAACAACCATTCTCAATCCAGTTGAGATGGTATCTGCAGCAATCGGAGGAGCATCTCATCAACATCCCGATCTTCAGTGTGCTCCTGAACTTAAAATTGGAACACCACAGCTACGTCTAGAGGAAAAGGCAGTTGTATTCCAGGAAGGAGATTCTATGCAG GGTTCCCACTATTGCTCACGAGCTGGTACATATATCATGCAATGGAGAGTCCCTGAAACTGCAGCCGGCCACTCATCAACCTTTGACTTTGGTTCTCACAAATGTCGTCTCATCTACTATTACGAGATtttaaactctgaaaatttccg agGATCCGTTGCCTCCCTCGAATCTTGCCGTTCATCATCGTTCAGTTCAATTGCTCCACCAACGCCACCAACTCCAGGAACTCCCCGCAATCCATAA
- the saeg-2 gene encoding Suppressor of activated egl-4 protein 2 (Confirmed by transcript evidence), protein MRIVILDELLSREMDGSNDGSSARVNSLKHVIKRNKMDMADDAPSSLDLMRRIFQAEISREIHQIMERHTRTTLLPAIENLRKNGHVVDESVLNGLYCNILEAAKKPYQKDPEPMPPICTNGNGFLDINSQEHENNLKRGYESDSSDVSGVSHCSDAKRRRGRPRKDEEAYRLEMTPPTMNEVIRWNPDRIDVNTRFITATKIAQVMGMPPSILFNKYPRMFRYSCDEDDKNILHEQNLLIRAPGRCYLLVAEDARQLVPSTYFQDVLNVSFLISEPLLSKIRQKAASTYEKYKVFLPTQPNNYL, encoded by the exons ATGAGGATAGTGATTCTCGATGAATTGTTGAGCAGAGAAATGGATGGAAGCAACGATGGATCGTCAGCAAGA GTAAATTCATTGAAGCACGTGATAAAAAGGAACAAAATGGATATGGCAGACGATGCACCATCTTCGTTGGATCTAATGAGACGG attttccaaGCGGAAATATCGAGAGAAATCCATCAGATTATGGAGAGGCATACTAGAACAACGCTATTACCAGCTATCGAAAATCTCCGCAAAAATGGGCATGTTGTTGACGAATCAGTTTTGAATGGTTTGTACTGTAACATTTTGGAGGCTGCAAAGAAGCCATATCAAAAAGATCCGGAGCCTATGCCACCGATTTGTACAAATGGAAATGGGTTCCTTGATATCAACAGTCAAGAACATGAGAATAATTTAAAG AGAGGATACGAATCGGATAGCTCAGACGTGTCTGGAGTCAGCCACTGCTCCGATGCTAAAAGACGACGAGGTCGTCCACGTAAAGATGAAGAAGCATATCGACTAGAAATGACGCCACCGACAATGAACGAAGTCATTCGGTGGAATCCGGACAGAATCGATGTGAACACCCGTTTTATAACGGCGACAAAAATTGCGCAAGTGATGGGAATGCCCCCGTCGATTCTGTTCAACAAGTATCCACGAATGTTTAGA TATTCCTGCGATGAAGATGACAAAAATATTCTACATGAGCAAAATCTTCTCATCAGGGCACCCGGTAGATGCTATCTTCTGGTTGCAGAAGATGCTCGTCAGCTAGTTCCCTCCACTTACTT ccaAGATGTCCTCAACGTCTCATTCCTCATCTCCGAGCCACTGCTATcaaaaattcgccaaaaagcGGCATCAACCTACGAGAAGTACAAAGTCTTTCTGCCCACACAACCGAATAATTATCTCTGA
- the T23G5.3 gene encoding uncharacterized protein (Confirmed by transcript evidence) codes for MPPPPLISLDVEGVYFKTRIATLKSIEGTYFTKLFETNWREQLDRDGRLFIDRDSSVFPVILNFLRDHEKCSLPKDEYQLMRILREAVFFKIGPLRNMIEHKLRTFCTCPPELPSTPIPNQILTQKENVPIVPRNLLLSKPPPPPPPPLPSLMQPKDTVQIPMRKPPTGRNSKKIKTSADSISLPRNFTHIAHVGWNGASVLFDKKMTDDPTVRKICDAAAEAVDLSAVYNVVNKNADEESHSVEVLITGGLMQSRDGTSRH; via the exons ATGCCACCTCCACCATTAATATCGCTTGATGTTGAAGGTGTATATTTTAAGACAAGGATAGCTACTTTGAAATCTATAGAAGGAACTTATTTTACTAAATTATTCGAAACTAATTGGAGGGAGCAGCTTGATAGA GATGGTAGACTCTTCATCGACCGTGATTCTTCAGTATTTCCGGTTATTCTCAACTTTCTAAGAGATCATGAGAAATGTTCATTGCCAAAAGACGAATATCAGCTTATGCGAATCTTACGTGAAGCGGT atttttcaaaattggaccACTTCGAAACATGATAGAACATAAGCTGCGAACATTTTGTACTTGCCCACCTGAACTTCCATCAACTCCAATACCGAACCAAATCTTGAcccaaaaagaaaatgttccgATTGTCCCACGTAATCTTCTTCTTTCGAAAccacctccacctccaccaccaccacttcCGTCATTGATGCAGCCGAAGGATACTGTACAAATTCCGATGAGAAAACCTCCAACTGgcagaaattccaaaaaaattaaaacgtcTGCAGATTCGATTAGTCTTCCAAGGAACTTTAC acatattGCACATGTTGGTTGGAATGGTGCATCGGTactttttgataagaaaatgacTGATGATCCGACTGTGAGGAAAATCTGTGATGCTGCTGCAGAGGCAGTTGATCTTAGT GCGGTATACAATGTTGTCAACAAAAATGCGGATGAGGAGAGCCATAGCGTGGAAGTGCTCATAACTGGAGGATTAATGCAGTCAAGAGATGGAACATCTCGTCACTAA